One Fuerstiella marisgermanici DNA window includes the following coding sequences:
- a CDS encoding RNA polymerase sigma factor → MAEEPSTETDSLDALYREHNRELWAIFYSQCSDPERAYDAVQEAFLKLHSYSGEAIRDPRAWLLRVGQNWLRDVARRKSSSCKLTATLDEMSNDRFAPEDILSSDENREAIRDALLMMLEDDRKVLVMKYSLSWSSAQMARVMDCSAAAIDMRLSRARRRLAELLEEQGYLNE, encoded by the coding sequence ATGGCCGAGGAACCGTCGACTGAGACGGATTCGCTGGACGCATTGTACCGGGAACATAACCGGGAATTGTGGGCGATCTTTTATTCGCAGTGCAGCGATCCGGAACGCGCTTACGATGCGGTTCAGGAAGCGTTTCTGAAACTGCATTCTTATTCAGGAGAAGCAATTCGCGATCCGCGAGCGTGGCTGTTGCGAGTTGGTCAAAACTGGCTGCGAGATGTTGCGAGGCGAAAAAGCAGTAGTTGCAAATTAACGGCAACGCTGGACGAAATGTCGAATGATCGGTTTGCCCCGGAAGACATTCTTTCTTCCGATGAAAACCGCGAAGCCATTCGAGACGCGTTGTTGATGATGTTGGAAGATGACCGCAAGGTCCTGGTGATGAAGTATTCACTGAGCTGGTCCTCGGCTCAGATGGCACGAGTGATGGATTGTTCGGCCGCCGCAATCGATATGAGACTCTCACGAGCTCGACGCCGGCTGGCAGAACTACTGGAAGAACAGGGCTACCTCAATGAATGA
- a CDS encoding DUF1592 domain-containing protein: MSLNRLSLWIVFVLVLLTAHSRNTAADEQRVLPVTDASFQKSVAPLLQTYCQDCHRPDLAEADVDLTNLNSLEDLRDKIDTWVRVRAMLDSHQMPPNDAPQPNDVERETLQNWVRRFLTQEARAMAGDPGPVVLRRLSNAEYKYTIQDLTGVADLNPAAEFPVDGAAGEGFTNVGSGLVMSPQLVRKYLDAAKQVSQHAALVPTGIRFSPYTSQRDLTDDLLAKIQAFYAQYTTTGSGTEVNLQGIRFETNQGGVLPIADYLTATVVERDALLSGRKTLEQVATDRQLSPVYLKRLWSVLTSKDRQLGFLLQQVRTRWKNLTPDQVPQLVTFIEQWQPELWKFNVVGHVGREGAPASWLEAVTPVVERREFRVPLPATAEGRDVVVRLIAGDADGEQEHDFVRWQNARIERTGQPPVPLRDVQNLHQQMLLVRKQFLAQLPAYLKAVAELETGKPLSQVAKEADLPASLLTAAANFIGVNAGGPVKVQGHFTQKLSPGEYDFITGWGFPQTPSIMANSSDKEVRIPGVARPHSLLLHPSVTNFVALGWQSPISRRVQIKATVADAHDTCGNGFEWWVEHRHGTASQFLIHGSVASGGEAELPATTLTVAPGELLSVIIGPGQNDHVCDLTDVRFTITELDGARREWDASAEVSPNLLAANPHADRHGHDGIWHFYEGPLTSLPGSGDSPATAPTGSLLARWRDEVSDRDVLVEQLMALVEGAPPADDQTSSPDGQLYGILHTFPIPHDAVSLDNTTPDPRFGTHPRGAAIDSHDLVVQAPASLEFLIPAAFADGELVVTGTFDGHSGIAGIAGITQLHVTAEVVATDSQTPASSADTPVASVPSTSPLICAPDEAARQKLNAALAEFRELFPLALCYTRIVPVDEAVTATLFHREDELFQQLMLDDAQTAELNRLWDELLYVSEEPLKMVVSLEQIREFATQDRPDAVGPWDRMKPAVQARADAFREQMKAIEPIHVSAVVKLADRAWRRPLKQDEQRALYKLYQTLRDESIPHTEAIRLLIARVLTSPDFLYRRESPAIGSQPTEVTDPELASRLSYFLWSTLPDAELRQLADANQLTASPDNQHLLQQTRRLLKDQRTRRLAIHFACQWLHLRDFDQNNDKNEALYPEFADLRGAMYEETVRFFEDMFRNNGSLLDLLNADHTFLNAALAKHYGIEGVNGTGWQRVTDVSPQGRGGILAMATVLASQSGASRTSPILRGNWVSETLLGERLPRPPPGIPQLPDAVPAGLTARQLIERHSSDAACAKCHERIDPYGFALEQYDALGRLRPTAVDTKTTLFEGLPIDGLDGLRNYLLTDRRDDVLRQFCRKLLGYALAREVRLSDEPLLDDMLTQLSSHDYRFHTAVETIVQSSQFRRIRPKVVAE, translated from the coding sequence ATGTCGCTCAATCGTCTAAGTCTGTGGATCGTTTTTGTCCTCGTTCTGCTCACAGCGCATAGCCGGAATACGGCTGCGGACGAACAACGCGTGCTGCCCGTCACCGATGCGTCCTTTCAGAAAAGCGTCGCGCCGCTGTTGCAGACCTATTGTCAGGACTGTCACCGGCCGGACCTGGCAGAAGCCGACGTTGACCTCACGAACCTGAATTCATTGGAGGACTTGCGAGACAAGATCGATACCTGGGTGCGTGTGCGAGCGATGCTGGATAGTCATCAGATGCCTCCGAACGACGCGCCGCAACCGAACGATGTAGAGCGAGAAACATTACAGAACTGGGTCCGCCGTTTCCTGACTCAGGAAGCTCGCGCGATGGCGGGTGATCCGGGGCCGGTCGTGCTGCGGCGGCTGAGTAATGCCGAGTACAAGTATACGATTCAGGATCTAACGGGCGTTGCCGATTTGAATCCGGCGGCCGAATTTCCTGTTGATGGAGCAGCCGGGGAAGGTTTCACCAACGTGGGCAGTGGATTGGTGATGTCGCCGCAACTGGTCCGAAAATATCTGGACGCGGCAAAGCAGGTGTCGCAGCATGCCGCTCTGGTTCCGACGGGGATTCGGTTTTCCCCGTATACAAGTCAGCGAGATTTGACCGACGATTTGCTCGCAAAGATTCAAGCGTTCTACGCTCAATACACGACGACCGGCAGCGGGACAGAAGTGAATCTTCAGGGGATCCGCTTCGAAACCAATCAGGGTGGTGTTCTGCCAATCGCGGATTATCTCACAGCAACCGTCGTTGAACGCGACGCCTTGCTGTCCGGTCGAAAAACTCTGGAACAGGTAGCCACTGACCGACAACTCAGCCCCGTCTATCTGAAGCGGCTATGGAGTGTGTTGACGTCGAAGGACAGGCAACTCGGCTTCCTGCTGCAGCAGGTTCGCACGCGGTGGAAAAATCTGACGCCAGACCAGGTGCCGCAGCTTGTCACCTTCATTGAACAGTGGCAACCGGAATTGTGGAAGTTCAATGTCGTCGGGCACGTGGGCCGTGAAGGCGCTCCTGCATCCTGGCTGGAAGCCGTGACGCCGGTAGTCGAACGGCGTGAATTCCGCGTGCCGCTGCCTGCAACTGCAGAAGGGCGTGATGTCGTCGTCCGACTGATCGCTGGCGATGCAGATGGTGAACAGGAACACGACTTTGTGAGATGGCAGAACGCTCGGATTGAACGCACCGGCCAGCCGCCCGTACCGCTTCGCGACGTCCAGAACCTTCATCAGCAGATGCTGCTCGTCCGCAAACAATTTCTGGCACAATTGCCCGCCTACCTGAAAGCCGTGGCAGAATTGGAAACCGGAAAACCGCTTTCGCAAGTAGCAAAGGAAGCCGATCTTCCGGCGTCGTTGCTGACTGCTGCCGCGAACTTTATCGGAGTCAACGCGGGCGGTCCGGTGAAAGTTCAGGGGCATTTCACACAAAAGCTGTCGCCGGGAGAGTACGACTTCATCACAGGTTGGGGCTTTCCTCAGACGCCATCCATCATGGCCAACTCTTCCGACAAAGAGGTCCGGATTCCTGGCGTTGCTCGACCACATTCACTCTTACTGCACCCGTCTGTCACCAACTTTGTGGCGTTGGGCTGGCAAAGCCCGATCTCTAGGCGAGTTCAGATCAAAGCCACGGTCGCGGACGCTCACGATACATGCGGCAATGGTTTTGAATGGTGGGTCGAGCATCGTCATGGCACGGCGTCGCAGTTTCTGATTCATGGATCTGTCGCCAGTGGTGGTGAAGCCGAGTTGCCGGCTACGACGCTAACGGTGGCTCCGGGCGAATTGCTGTCAGTTATAATTGGGCCGGGCCAGAACGATCATGTCTGCGACCTCACGGATGTGCGGTTCACGATCACTGAATTAGACGGTGCGAGGCGTGAGTGGGATGCGTCGGCCGAGGTTTCACCGAATTTGCTTGCTGCCAATCCGCACGCGGACCGTCATGGGCACGATGGGATCTGGCACTTCTACGAAGGTCCGCTGACCTCACTTCCAGGCAGCGGCGATTCGCCAGCGACTGCCCCAACGGGCTCGCTACTGGCGCGTTGGCGCGATGAGGTATCTGATCGGGATGTGTTGGTCGAACAGCTAATGGCACTGGTAGAAGGGGCACCGCCGGCCGACGATCAAACGAGTTCGCCGGACGGGCAGCTTTACGGAATTCTGCACACGTTCCCGATTCCCCACGACGCCGTCTCGCTAGACAACACAACGCCGGATCCTCGCTTTGGAACGCATCCGCGAGGAGCCGCAATTGATTCGCATGACCTAGTCGTACAGGCACCGGCGTCGCTGGAGTTTCTGATTCCTGCTGCCTTCGCAGATGGCGAACTGGTTGTCACAGGGACGTTCGACGGACATTCGGGCATAGCGGGCATAGCGGGCATAACGCAGTTGCATGTCACAGCAGAAGTGGTCGCAACTGATTCCCAGACGCCGGCATCTTCGGCGGACACTCCTGTGGCCTCTGTACCATCAACAAGTCCACTCATCTGTGCACCGGACGAGGCGGCTCGACAAAAACTTAACGCTGCGTTAGCCGAATTCCGTGAACTGTTTCCGCTGGCTCTGTGTTACACGCGCATTGTGCCAGTGGATGAGGCCGTCACCGCAACACTGTTTCATCGCGAAGACGAACTGTTTCAACAGTTGATGCTTGATGACGCTCAGACCGCAGAGCTAAACCGGTTGTGGGATGAACTGCTTTATGTCAGCGAGGAACCTCTGAAGATGGTGGTATCGCTGGAGCAGATTCGCGAATTTGCTACACAGGATCGTCCGGATGCAGTGGGGCCCTGGGATCGCATGAAGCCAGCTGTCCAGGCACGTGCCGATGCCTTCCGAGAACAAATGAAGGCAATCGAACCAATTCACGTTTCCGCCGTCGTCAAGTTGGCCGATCGCGCTTGGCGGCGGCCGCTGAAGCAGGACGAACAACGAGCGCTTTATAAGCTGTATCAAACGTTGCGGGACGAAAGCATTCCGCATACCGAAGCCATACGTCTGCTGATCGCTCGCGTGCTCACGTCGCCCGACTTTCTATATCGTCGTGAATCTCCGGCGATCGGAAGCCAACCCACCGAAGTCACCGATCCGGAACTGGCGAGCCGGTTAAGTTACTTTTTATGGTCCACGCTGCCCGACGCAGAACTCAGGCAACTGGCCGATGCCAACCAGCTCACCGCTTCGCCCGACAATCAGCACCTTCTTCAACAGACACGTCGACTGCTCAAAGATCAGCGAACCCGACGTCTGGCCATTCACTTCGCCTGCCAATGGCTGCATCTTCGTGACTTCGATCAGAACAACGATAAGAACGAAGCTTTGTATCCCGAATTCGCCGACCTCCGTGGCGCGATGTATGAAGAGACGGTACGATTTTTCGAAGACATGTTCCGAAACAATGGTTCGTTGCTGGACCTCTTGAACGCCGACCATACGTTTTTAAATGCAGCCCTGGCAAAGCACTACGGCATCGAAGGCGTTAACGGCACGGGATGGCAGCGAGTGACCGATGTGTCGCCACAGGGGCGGGGCGGAATTCTGGCTATGGCAACGGTGCTCGCCAGTCAGTCCGGAGCGTCTCGGACCAGCCCAATTCTGCGGGGCAATTGGGTTTCAGAAACGCTGCTGGGCGAACGTTTACCCCGTCCTCCGCCGGGCATCCCGCAGTTGCCTGATGCCGTCCCGGCGGGACTCACCGCGCGCCAGTTGATCGAACGTCACAGTTCGGATGCAGCCTGTGCGAAATGCCACGAGCGGATTGATCCGTACGGATTTGCGTTGGAGCAATACGACGCTCTGGGGCGTCTGCGGCCTACGGCGGTGGACACCAAAACGACGCTGTTCGAAGGCCTGCCGATTGATGGCCTGGACGGTCTGCGCAACTACCTTCTAACGGACCGCCGTGATGATGTGCTGCGACAATTCTGCCGAAAACTGCTGGGCTACGCTCTGGCCCGCGAAGTCCGTTTGTCGGACGAACCGTTGCTGGACGACATGCTGACTCAGCTTTCCTCGCACGATTATCGATTCCATACAGCAGTTGAAACGATCGTGCAGAGTTCGCAATTCCGCCGCATCCGACCGAAGGTTGTGGCCGAATGA
- a CDS encoding DUF1552 domain-containing protein yields the protein MTMYQVSRRTVLRGLGVSMALPWLESQAVWGDESPARQTGSQAPTRMAILFSGCGFHKQEWWAKGEGPDMELGRVLHPLNDYRDRMVFIRGLYNAEALKGNIHSSQTGNLLSGAPLASGGTIRSGTSVDQLVAQEIGRQTKLPSLVLGCEKANPSVHKNYSMLYSSHISWSSPTTPTPLEVYPALAFDSLFRETASRGDKSVLDAVLEDARDFRRSVSSLDQQKLDEYLNSVREVEQRLDQAHQRGELQGWRPTLTKPNIARPQDGYPQDIVEHMRLMCDILVLAFQTDTTRVCTLKLNNDHGTLRFPHLGVDYMIHHLLSHNDTDDWLKVNQFFLEQVQYLAKRMDATQEGDRPLLDNSMLMLCSSMLNGHHDATQLPVVMLGGGGGRIKGGQNLDYLENSNRQMSRLYLSMMDKMGVHAKTFGDATEPLDQV from the coding sequence ATGACTATGTATCAGGTTTCCCGACGAACAGTGTTGCGAGGTCTTGGAGTCAGCATGGCGCTGCCGTGGCTCGAATCTCAGGCCGTTTGGGGTGACGAATCCCCCGCCAGACAAACGGGTAGCCAGGCACCAACACGCATGGCCATTCTGTTTTCCGGGTGCGGCTTTCACAAGCAGGAATGGTGGGCCAAAGGCGAAGGGCCAGACATGGAACTTGGCCGCGTGCTGCACCCGCTGAATGACTATCGCGATCGAATGGTGTTTATTCGCGGCTTGTACAATGCCGAGGCGCTGAAGGGCAACATTCACAGTTCACAAACCGGCAACCTGCTGTCTGGTGCGCCATTGGCTTCCGGCGGAACCATCCGCAGCGGAACCAGCGTCGATCAGTTAGTGGCTCAAGAGATCGGTCGCCAGACAAAACTGCCCAGCCTGGTACTGGGTTGCGAAAAGGCGAACCCTTCGGTCCACAAAAACTACTCGATGCTTTACAGCTCGCACATTTCCTGGTCCAGCCCCACCACGCCAACACCGCTGGAAGTGTATCCCGCTTTGGCTTTCGATTCGCTCTTCCGCGAAACAGCGTCGCGTGGTGACAAGAGTGTTCTGGATGCCGTGTTGGAAGACGCTCGCGATTTTCGTCGCAGTGTGAGTTCTCTGGATCAACAGAAGCTGGACGAGTACCTAAATTCCGTCCGCGAGGTCGAACAGCGACTGGATCAGGCTCATCAACGAGGCGAACTGCAGGGCTGGCGACCAACGCTCACTAAACCGAATATCGCTCGGCCCCAGGACGGATACCCTCAGGACATCGTCGAACACATGCGGCTGATGTGCGACATTCTGGTCCTCGCCTTCCAAACCGACACAACTCGCGTGTGCACGCTCAAGCTGAACAACGACCACGGCACGCTAAGGTTCCCTCATCTGGGTGTCGACTACATGATTCATCACCTGCTGTCGCATAACGACACCGACGACTGGTTGAAGGTCAATCAGTTCTTTCTGGAGCAGGTGCAGTATCTGGCAAAGCGAATGGACGCCACCCAGGAGGGCGATCGCCCCCTGTTGGACAACAGCATGTTGATGCTTTGTTCGAGCATGCTGAACGGGCACCACGACGCAACCCAACTGCCAGTCGTGATGTTGGGCGGTGGCGGAGGTCGCATCAAAGGCGGTCAGAACCTGGACTATCTGGAAAACTCAAACCGCCAGATGAGTCGATTGTATCTTAGCATGATGGACAAAATGGGCGTGCACGCGAAGACATTCGGCGACGCGACGGAGCCACTCGACCAGGTATAG
- a CDS encoding sulfatase-like hydrolase/transferase, whose product MMSLKYALQICLVLLTCGASHAADSSPPNILLITADNLGYGDLRCYNPESVVRTPNIDRLATQSARLTSFYTASPTCTVSRACLLTGRIPQRHGLVDQLAGLKGNYGVGLNQDEVLIPQILKTGDVPYATGCFGKWNIGFAEGSRPTERGFDRFIGHASGNIDYVHHIYNGKHDLFDDTEELQADGTYSTDLFADSAISFIKERSASDAPWFCYLPFNAPHFPNAKNKQPGQPNRWQATDRAFAEYGWTPDEPDPYRRYCAVITALDEAIGRVLASVTEAGQDANTFVFFYSDNGAFRLGRKGLDIGSNAPLRSGGVTCWEGGLRVPAMVRWPGRIKAGSVLAEPLWSPDVLVACAKLAGKPLPDDVVLDGRDPLPVLTEGAKSPHKSFFFAYRKHAALRSGDWKIVREKPSQPWQLFNLKSDLSESNNLASANPERVADLASTFEAWQTSATSN is encoded by the coding sequence ATGATGTCTCTGAAATATGCCCTGCAGATTTGCCTGGTTTTGCTGACGTGCGGCGCATCACACGCGGCCGACAGCTCACCGCCCAACATTCTGTTGATCACGGCCGACAACCTCGGCTATGGCGATCTGCGGTGCTACAACCCAGAGTCCGTTGTGCGGACACCGAATATCGATCGGCTGGCCACGCAGAGTGCTCGGCTTACGAGCTTCTACACGGCGTCGCCCACATGCACTGTTTCGCGCGCGTGTTTGCTGACGGGCCGGATTCCTCAGCGACACGGTCTCGTCGACCAACTGGCGGGCTTAAAAGGCAACTACGGGGTTGGACTGAACCAGGATGAAGTTCTGATCCCGCAGATCCTGAAGACCGGTGACGTACCCTATGCCACGGGGTGTTTCGGAAAGTGGAATATCGGATTCGCAGAAGGATCACGGCCGACGGAACGAGGGTTCGACAGATTCATCGGCCACGCCTCCGGCAACATCGACTATGTCCACCATATCTACAACGGCAAACACGATCTGTTCGACGATACGGAAGAACTGCAGGCCGATGGGACTTACTCGACCGACCTGTTCGCTGATTCAGCGATTTCATTTATAAAAGAACGTTCAGCTTCCGACGCACCATGGTTCTGCTACCTGCCGTTCAACGCTCCGCATTTTCCGAATGCGAAAAACAAACAGCCCGGACAACCCAATCGATGGCAGGCCACGGATCGAGCGTTTGCTGAATACGGCTGGACGCCGGACGAACCCGATCCTTACCGGCGCTACTGTGCCGTCATTACCGCGTTGGACGAGGCGATCGGTCGAGTGCTGGCATCAGTCACAGAAGCCGGACAGGACGCCAACACGTTCGTGTTTTTCTACTCGGACAACGGAGCTTTCCGGCTGGGGCGAAAAGGTCTCGACATCGGTTCGAACGCTCCGCTGCGTTCCGGCGGTGTCACGTGCTGGGAAGGCGGGCTGCGAGTTCCCGCGATGGTTCGCTGGCCAGGCCGGATCAAAGCCGGGAGCGTTCTTGCCGAACCACTGTGGTCGCCTGACGTACTGGTGGCATGTGCAAAACTGGCTGGCAAACCGCTGCCGGACGATGTTGTGCTGGATGGGCGAGACCCCTTGCCGGTTCTCACAGAAGGTGCGAAGTCACCGCATAAGTCGTTCTTTTTCGCCTATCGAAAGCACGCGGCGCTGCGAAGTGGTGACTGGAAGATCGTGCGTGAGAAACCGAGCCAACCGTGGCAGCTATTCAATCTGAAGTCAGACCTTAGCGAATCAAACAACCTCGCCAGCGCGAATCCTGAACGCGTTGCGGATTTGGCCAGCACGTTCGAAGCCTGGCAGACGTCCGCAACCAGTAACTGA
- a CDS encoding RraA family protein: protein MSDTPTTITLPLIRDHLYSAVICDALDSVGLTNQSPRLPFKQVTTQQMIVGRCRTTLWADMFHEDPTPYELELQAVDSCQPDDVLITAAGGSVRSGIWGELLTTAVKNGGCVGAIIDGAIRDVAKIRAMDFPVVARGISMYDSQHRQRVIDCDVPVSIDGVTFSPGDLVVADEDGVVVVPQSVEAEVLKLAWEKVHAENAVRDAIRGGMKAVAAYEKFGVL from the coding sequence ATGTCTGATACGCCCACCACCATTACCCTCCCGCTGATTCGCGACCACCTTTACTCGGCCGTCATTTGTGACGCCCTGGATTCCGTAGGACTCACCAATCAGTCGCCACGTCTGCCGTTTAAACAGGTCACGACTCAGCAAATGATTGTCGGTCGCTGCCGCACGACGTTGTGGGCCGACATGTTTCATGAAGACCCGACGCCGTACGAACTGGAATTGCAGGCGGTCGATAGCTGCCAACCGGACGACGTGTTGATTACGGCGGCAGGCGGTTCAGTACGTTCCGGCATCTGGGGCGAACTGCTGACAACGGCTGTTAAGAATGGCGGCTGCGTCGGTGCCATTATCGACGGAGCGATTCGCGACGTTGCCAAGATTCGGGCGATGGACTTCCCAGTTGTCGCGCGAGGCATTTCAATGTACGACAGCCAGCACCGTCAGCGAGTGATCGACTGCGACGTACCAGTTTCGATCGACGGTGTGACCTTTTCGCCTGGTGATCTGGTTGTCGCCGACGAAGATGGCGTTGTTGTCGTGCCGCAATCGGTCGAGGCCGAAGTTCTAAAGCTGGCATGGGAAAAAGTTCACGCAGAAAATGCAGTGCGAGATGCGATCCGCGGCGGCATGAAGGCAGTCGCGGCGTATGAAAAATTTGGCGTGCTGTAA
- a CDS encoding DNA translocase FtsK: MFDYERFRNDVLALGLLALVVFVGLSFLSYDPADPPSDLVFPARRTPINICGSTGAAIAFYGRQVLGAGVWMVMAAMVAWDINLFSRDITKRNWLALAGTALLVLSSCVAFQLALPSINSGSTYGSGGVLGAWMGVGMQHAFSPIGVFILTLCGLLSGWMLSPLWAVTSPGVKLATLPLAFLSSVGSVATAIKPKAREESSKEVATVDNENEVDEEKYATLSINMPAEPVIEEPVDDEPEEEELEEEDEPELKVNAPAELIVHRPEEGEYVARQYDLPDLRLLEEPEEFPYEFLAKKARIAAATLEKTFEQFGLNIRVSEVDTGPAVTQFELDLEPGLRLNKVTALEDDLAIGLRVPAVRVVAPIPGKNTVGVEVPNEKQVTVRLRELIQTYGSKADEFKIPLFFGKDVSGRPLAVDLAKMPHLLIAGRTGTGKSVCLNTLILSMLMTRTPDEVKMLMIDPKMVELSPYKNLPHLMHPVITDMKKAEAVLAWAVDKMEERYDLLSKVGVRHLEGFNKMDRSTVLSKMGISELHEEAQGVPHKMPYIVIIADEMADLMMTSGKDVEAHIIRLAQKSRAVGIHLVLATQKPTVDVITGLIKSNLPARVSFQVASKMDSRVVLDEGGAERLLGCGDMLYLAPGTSSLTRAQGTYVSDEEINAVIDFFSDVEPEYSEELQQVVARSAQASTEGSGDSGPRPNDSLYDDACDVVVREGRGSCSLLQRCLGIGYGRASRMIDWMAEDGIVGEHNGANAREVLFTVDEWESEKASRTG, translated from the coding sequence ATGTTCGACTACGAACGATTTCGAAACGACGTACTCGCACTGGGGCTATTGGCCCTGGTTGTGTTCGTTGGTTTGAGTTTTCTGAGTTACGATCCGGCCGATCCCCCTTCTGATCTGGTCTTTCCGGCTCGCCGCACACCGATCAACATTTGCGGTTCCACGGGCGCCGCGATTGCGTTCTACGGACGACAGGTACTCGGTGCCGGCGTATGGATGGTAATGGCGGCGATGGTGGCGTGGGACATCAATCTGTTTTCGCGAGACATCACGAAACGTAACTGGCTGGCGCTGGCTGGCACGGCGTTGTTAGTGTTGTCGTCCTGCGTGGCGTTTCAGTTGGCGTTGCCGAGTATCAATTCCGGGTCAACCTACGGCAGTGGCGGCGTGCTGGGGGCATGGATGGGCGTCGGCATGCAACATGCGTTTTCACCGATCGGCGTGTTCATTTTAACGCTGTGTGGATTGCTGTCTGGCTGGATGCTGTCTCCTTTGTGGGCCGTGACATCACCAGGCGTGAAGCTGGCAACGCTGCCCCTGGCCTTCCTGTCCAGCGTGGGTTCCGTGGCCACCGCAATCAAGCCAAAGGCACGCGAAGAATCGTCAAAAGAAGTTGCGACCGTCGACAACGAAAACGAAGTTGACGAGGAAAAGTACGCCACACTGTCGATCAACATGCCGGCCGAACCGGTAATCGAAGAACCAGTCGATGACGAACCCGAAGAGGAGGAACTGGAAGAAGAGGATGAGCCTGAACTGAAGGTTAACGCACCTGCGGAACTGATTGTGCATCGGCCTGAAGAAGGTGAATACGTCGCACGTCAATACGACCTGCCAGACCTGCGTTTGCTGGAAGAGCCCGAAGAATTCCCTTACGAATTTCTGGCCAAGAAGGCTCGCATTGCCGCTGCGACGTTGGAAAAAACCTTCGAACAGTTCGGTTTAAACATTCGAGTCTCCGAAGTCGACACCGGCCCGGCAGTCACTCAGTTTGAACTCGACCTGGAACCCGGTCTGCGCCTGAACAAAGTCACCGCTCTGGAAGACGACCTTGCGATTGGTCTGCGAGTTCCTGCTGTCCGTGTGGTGGCACCAATTCCGGGCAAGAATACCGTCGGCGTGGAAGTGCCGAACGAAAAGCAGGTGACCGTGCGTCTGCGTGAGTTGATTCAAACTTACGGCAGCAAGGCCGACGAATTCAAGATTCCGCTGTTCTTCGGCAAGGATGTTAGCGGCCGACCTCTGGCCGTCGATCTGGCCAAGATGCCTCACCTGCTGATCGCTGGTCGTACGGGTACTGGTAAGAGCGTTTGCTTGAACACGTTGATCCTGTCAATGCTGATGACGCGGACGCCAGACGAAGTCAAGATGCTGATGATCGACCCCAAGATGGTGGAACTCAGCCCTTACAAAAACCTGCCGCACCTGATGCACCCCGTCATCACGGATATGAAGAAAGCGGAAGCGGTTTTGGCATGGGCGGTCGACAAGATGGAAGAACGTTACGACCTGTTGTCGAAGGTTGGCGTGCGGCATTTGGAAGGCTTCAACAAGATGGATCGATCGACTGTGCTTAGCAAGATGGGCATCAGTGAGCTGCATGAAGAAGCTCAAGGTGTGCCACACAAGATGCCGTACATTGTGATCATTGCGGACGAAATGGCTGACCTGATGATGACCAGTGGCAAGGATGTGGAAGCTCACATCATCCGACTGGCTCAAAAGTCGCGTGCCGTGGGTATTCACCTTGTGTTGGCGACTCAGAAGCCGACCGTCGATGTCATCACGGGACTGATTAAGTCGAACCTGCCCGCTCGAGTTTCGTTTCAGGTGGCCAGCAAGATGGACAGTCGAGTTGTCCTTGACGAAGGTGGTGCCGAACGACTGCTGGGTTGCGGCGACATGTTGTACCTCGCTCCGGGCACCAGTAGCCTCACGCGAGCTCAGGGAACGTACGTCAGCGATGAAGAGATCAATGCTGTGATCGACTTCTTCAGCGACGTGGAACCCGAGTACAGCGAAGAACTGCAACAGGTCGTGGCCCGCAGTGCTCAAGCGAGCACCGAAGGTAGCGGAGACAGTGGGCCTCGCCCCAACGATTCGTTGTACGACGATGCCTGCGATGTCGTGGTGCGAGAAGGTCGTGGTAGTTGCTCATTGCTGCAGCGTTGCCTGGGCATCGGCTACGGTCGAGCGTCCCGCATGATCGACTGGATGGCGGAGGACGGGATCGTCGGCGAGCACAACGGAGCAAATGCCCGTGAGGTGTTGTTCACGGTGGACGAATGGGAGTCTGAAAAGGCCTCTCGGACGGGATAG